The proteins below are encoded in one region of Apium graveolens cultivar Ventura chromosome 4, ASM990537v1, whole genome shotgun sequence:
- the LOC141719875 gene encoding toll/interleukin-1 receptor-like protein: MSNQLAESEITCSSSLCPPCSWDVFLSFYGKDTRRNFVANLYFALDQAGIQTFRDEPALEKGERITPGLLNAIKDSKMFVVVISENYARSSWCLDELVEILSCQGTQNQVIPVFYYVDPTDLRYQKGVLEQLWAIIISVTLLRS; the protein is encoded by the coding sequence ATGAGTAATCAATTAGCTGAAAGTGAAATCACTTGTTCTTCATCATTGTGTCCACCTTGCAGCTGGGATGTGTTCTTGAGCTTCTATGGTAAGGACACTCGCAGAAACTTTGTTGCAAATCTTTACTTTGCTTTGGATCAAGCTGGAATTCAGACCTTTAGAGATGAACCCGCACTTGAAAAGGGTGAAAGAATTACACCCGGACTACTCAATGCAATCAAAGATTCAAAGATGTTTGTCGTCGTGATCTCAGAGAACTATGCTCGTTCATCATGGTGCCTTGATGAGCTCGTTGAGATTCTTAGTTGCCAGGGAACACAAAATCAGGTTATTCCTGTGTTTTACTATGTTGATCCAACAGATCTGCGTTACCAAAAGGGAGTTTTGGAACAGCTCTGGGCTATCATAATAAGCGTCACCCTGTTGAGGTCATAA
- the LOC141721306 gene encoding reactive Intermediate Deaminase A, chloroplastic, whose product MAWCGAVARSLNVPAVDMGALRTRYGPYAVGLGFVSVAGTTLWRSPSSSSSKPFASLSISAQACVKEAVQTDKAPAALGPYCQAIKSNNLLFMSGVLGLDPETGKFVADGVEEQTEQVLKNMGEILKASGASYSSVVKTTIMLADLKDFKKVNEIYAKYFPAPAPARSTYQVAALPLDAKIEIECIAAL is encoded by the exons ATGGCGTGGTGTGGAGCAGTAGCAAGAAGCTTGAATGTACCTGCTGTTGACATGGGCGCTTTACGCACCCGTTATGGCCCATATGCTGTTGGGCTGGGCTTTGTTTCCGTCGCCGGAACCACCTTATGGCGATccccctcttcttcttcttctaagCCCTTTGCTTCTCTCTCCATTTCTGCTCAAGCCT GTGTGAAGGAGGCTGTTCAGACGGATAAAGCTCCAGCTGCTTTAGGCCCTTATTGTCAGGCCATtaagtccaataatcttctttTTATGTCTGGTGTTCTTGGTTTAGATCCTGAG ACTGGGAAGTTTGTAGCGGATGGTGTAGAAGAACAGACAGAGCAG GTTCTTAAGAATATGGGGGAGATTCTTAAAGCAAGTGGTGCTAGCTATTCCTCTGTAGTGAAGACAACAATAAT GTTGGCTGATCTGAAAGACTTTAAGAAAGTGAATGAGATCTATGCTAAAT ACTTTCCAGCACCTGCGCCAGCTCGCTCTACATACCAGGTTGCAGCATTACCATTGGATGCAAAGATAGAGATCGAGTGTATAGCAGCACTCTAA